TTCCGGGGTGAGCCGGTTACTGTAACGTTCTCCGCCGGTCTGGCCGGGCTGGTGTCGGGAGACACCGAGGAGTCGGTGTTCGACCGCGCCGACCGCGCCCTTTACCAGGCCAAGGACGACGGTCGAAACCGGGTAGCCGTCAGCAGTGACGAGGGTACGGGCGCCGGGGACTAGTGGCGCATCAGGGCATCCAGCTCGTCAATGACCTCGGCCCAGTCGCTATCGTCCTCCAGTCCCTCCTCAAGGAAATGGGACTGGGCTTCTGACCAGAAAGGCGCATCCTGCAGCGCTATGTCGGGTGGCAGCGGTGAATGGCGTGCCACAAAGGTCTCAATGCTTTTCGCGTCGGAAGCCAGGCCCAACTGTTCAAACAGCGTGCTGAGGTTGTGTTTGCTGGTGTCCATGAGCGTTCATCTCCGGTTAGCTGTTCGCCTGAATGAAATCAACGACGTTTGCAGGTATTGTTCCCTGAAATGTAGTGGAACCCCCGAGGATATCCAGTGAAGGTTACCCTTACCGTCTTACTGTGCTGCCTGCTTGTGCTGTTTCAAGCCCCCCTGCGGGCAGAGCCCCCGCAACTGTCGCCGGCGCCGGTTCTGGGTAAGGAAGAGCTGGTATGGCTGGCGGGGCAGGAGCAGTTCCGCGTGGGTATCCGGGGCGATCAGGTGCCGCTGGTATTCGACACCGGCAGCGGCGTCCTGGCAGGCACCTACATCGACTATCTGGCCCGTCTCTCAGAGAAGCTGGGTGTCGCCATCGAGCCTGTTCTTCTGGGGCAGGACGCGGGACCGGTACCGACTGAGCCAGCCACAGATGCGGTGCTCACAACGCGCATGCCGGGAATGCCGGTGGTGCCGGGCAAGCGATTCACCGATCCACTGATGTCGCTCACCTACGGGCTGTTCGTCAGCTCCGGAGACGCCGCAATCCGCTCCATCGCCGATCTGGAGGGGGCTCGCATCGCGGTGAACACCGGGGATCCAAACCAGTATCCGTTGCTTGACCCGGTTGAGGAATTCACCCCCGTGCCGGTTGCCGGGGTGAGCGAAGCGGTTGGGCGGGTGCTCTCGGGGAAGGCAGATGCCTTTCTGGCGCCCGTGCCGGTGGTTTCGGATTACCTGCAATCCGCCATGGTCAACGGTATCGGCCTTGCTGTGCTGCTCGATACCCGGCCGGTGGATGTGGTGTTGCAGGTGGACACCGATAATGAACGCCTGTACCAGGTGCTCAACAAAGCAGTGGCAGCCATCAGTCACAGCGAGCATCGTGTAATCCGTCAGTCCTGGTTGCAGTCGGACCAGCCGGTCGTCCAGCGAAACGGGGTTGAACTGTCAGCATCGGATATCGACTGGCTTGAGCGCCATCCGAATCTGAAGGTGGCCTTCCGCTCGGACTGGCCGCCCTTCGAATTTGCCCAGGATAACCGGCCAACCGGTCTGGTGCCGGATCTGATCGGTCGGCTGGAAAGCCAGCTCAACGTGAGTTTTACCCGTACCCTGGCGGGAGGGCGCATGGCGGTGGAGGAGCAGCTCCGCTCAGGTGAGGTGGATATTCTGCCGGGCCTGTCCAGGACACCGCGCACCGAGGGTGAGTTTCTGTTTACCCGGGCTTACCTGACGGTGCCTATTGCCCTCGCCATCCGGGACGACGGACGATTCATCGGCGACCTCCGCGAACTGCGCAGCGAGCGGGTTGGGGTGGTGAACCGGCAGGCCGCCCACGACTATCTTCTGATCAATCACCCCAATCTGGATCTTTACCCGGTGAAAACCGTGGAGGACGGCTTGTTGGCCCTGTCCAATGGCGACCTGGATGTCATGGTCACCCACATACCCGCGGTGAGTTACACGGTGGCGCGTCTGGGACTCTCGAATCTGCGCATCACCAGCATTACGCCTTACCAGTACGACCTGCGGCTGGCGGTGCGCAAGGACGATGTCGAGCTGCATCGTATCCTGAACAAGGCACTGGGCAGTCTCGAGGCCAGTGAAACCGAGGCCATCTACAACCGCTGGATTCACCTGGATATCGAGCAGGAGGCGGACTATACCGTGGTCCGGCGGGTGGTGATGATCGCCATTCTGGTGGTGCTGATTTTCCTGTACTGGAACCGCAAGCTGTCGCGGGAAGTGGATGAGCGCATCCGTTCCGAGAACGCCCTGCGCCGGAGTGAAGATGAGCTGCGGGCGGCCAAGCTGGAAGCCGAGCGGCTTGCCCGTGAGGCGGAGGCGGCGAGCCTGGCGAAAAGCGAGTTCCTGGCCAACATGTCCCACGAGATCCGTACGCCCATGAACGCTGTCATCGGGTACAGCGATCTGTTGAGCAACAGCGTGACGGATCCCCAGCAGCGCAACTATCTGGACTCGATTCGGGCCGGCAGCCGGAGCCTGCTGATGCTGATCAACGACATTCTGGATCTCTCACGTATTGAGGCTGGCAAGATGCGCCTGGACTATTCGGCGGTCTCTGTGCGTCGGTTGCTGGACGACGTGCGTCATATCTTCGACCTGCGGGCCCGGGAGCAGGGCATTACCCTGGAAGTGAGCGTCGACTCCGGCATGCCGGCCGCGATGATGCTCGACGAGACCCGTCTGCGGCAGGTGTTGTTCAACCTGGTGGGCAACGCCATCAAGTTTACCCATGACGGTGGCGTGACGGTACGTGCCACCGCCAGGCCCCTGAAGCCCCGCAAGACCGAGGCGGATCCCGAGCCTGTCGAGCGCCAGTATTACAAGCTGGTGGTGACCGTCAGTGACACCGGAATCGGCATTCCCCGTGACCAGGTGGAACGTATCTTCGATGCCTTCGAACAACAGGAAGGGCAGAATACCCGCCGCTATGGCGGCACCGGTCTGGGCCTGGCCATCAGCCGAAAGCTCGCCCGCATGATGGGCGGGGAGCTCGATGTGGAGAGTGAGCCGGGTGCAGGGTCGGTGTTCACCGTGACCCTGCCCCGGGTCGAAGCCACGGTGCAGCAGGTGGAAGATGAAGGCGCGCCGAAGGAATCCGACCGTCTCCTCGCCCAGACGCTCAGCATGCAGGAACGAGGCTGGCTGCGGGAGCAACTGGCGGCAGACTTCGGGGACGAATGGCAAACGGTCCGGGAAAGTGGCGACCCTGAACAGATGAAGGATTTTGCCCGTCGCCTGCTGGCCTGGGGACACCGATTCCGGTCCCGGTCGGTGACCCGGTACGGCGAAAAACTGCTGGCAGACGTGGAAGCGTTCAACCTGGATGCGGTAAACGCTGCCCTGGAGGCGTTTCCGAAATTGCTTGGCCGGGAAGAGTGAGGGCCAGTCGGTGCTTTAGCCGGAATTACAGACAGTCGAACTGGGACTGGCGGTCGAAGGCCACCGAGACCATGTCGTAACCGGAATCGGACAGCTGGCGTATCAAGTCGCGGTCTTTCAGCAGCGCCATACAGACTTTATGTACGCTCGCCTGGAGCTGTTCGGACGCCATCTGGCCGGAGGCAAGCCGGAAGTCGACAATCAGATATTTGCGTTCCACAGCCGCGGAGACGGGGATATCCTGGCGTTCAACGCTTTCATAACCGATGTAGGTGGCCTGGCCGGCGGGGAAGACCTGACTCATCAGAACGTCGATGTTTTCGGCCTGGGCCTGTGAGGCAGACAGCAGCAGCGCGGCAGTAGCGATCCGGAGTGTGGATGTAATGGTCATTGGAGGCCACTCCCTGGTGACAATCCGATTGCTCTGTAACCAAATGTTACAGTTGGTTACGATGCATTATTGCAGAGTCTGTCGCATTTTGCGTGATATGCGACATTAATTTTTCAATGTTTTGCACTCTGGTTTTGCACTCGGGCAATCTTGAGGTTGTTGGTGGACGGCCAAAGCGCCGGTCAGACCTCCCGGTGGGCTGCCGTATCAACTATGATGGAATTCAGACGAACGCCAGGAGGAAGACCCCATGTTTCAGCTTGTTTTCAAAGGCGAATGCGTTCCCGGAACGGACCTGGACACCGCCCGGAGTAACGCCCGAAACCTGTTCAAGGCTTCGCTTGAACAGGTGGATCGCATGTTCAGCGGGCAGCCCGTGGTTATCCGCAACAAGCTGGAAGAGGTGCAGGCGGAAAAGTACCGGGCGGTGTTGAGAAAGCACGGCATGGTGGCCTACGTGCAGCCCATGGCCGAGGCGCCATCGCCCGCTGCCGCTGGCTCGCGGCCGTCACCGGAACCATCTCAACCATCTCAACCATCTCAACCGGCGCCCGCGGCCAGGCCTGAGCCGACGCCGGCGGCGACCCGCCAGGTACCGGAACGTGAACCGGGGGATCGACTCCCGGTTGCCGGCGAGAAAGTGGATGACATCCTTTCGGGGTCGGGGCTCAGTCTTGATCCGGTGGGCGTCACCCTGGCTGAGCAGACCGAGGTGGAAGCGCCCATGTTCCAGCACCTGGACGAGTGGAGTCTGGCGCCGGCAGGCAGCGATCTTGGCGTCAAGCGCGATGCGCCTCCGCCCATGGTGCCCGACGTGTCCCATCTGTCACTGGCGGACGACGACGCTTTGGACCGGAAATGAGGCGGTTGTGATCCGATACCGATGTCGGCGTTGGTTCGCGCTGTTGTTGCTATTGCCGGGCCTGTGGCACTCGCTGTTGCTGGCCCAGGAATCCGTGCAGGCACCGGAACGTCCGAAGGTTGGCCTTGTTCTCAGCGGTGGTGGCGCCAAGGGTATGGCCCATGTCGGCGTACTCCGGGTACTGGAGGAGATGCGCATTCCGGTGGACCTGATTGTTGGTACCAGTGCCGGGTCAGCCGTCGGGGCTCTGTATGCCAGTGGTATGCCGATCAGCGACATCGAAAACCGGTTGATCGAGCTCGACTGGCTGTCGAGCTTCCGCGACGATCCCGGACGGGTCTACAAGCCGGTCCGTCGCAAGCAGGATGACTGGCGCTTCCCGGTGGTCCCGGGCATTGGTGTGCGGGCCGACGGTTTGCACGTGGGCGGGGGGCTGATTGCCGGCCAGAACCTCGGTTTTATCCTCAATGAACTGACCCGCAGCGCCGCCCTGGTTGAGGATTTTGATCGCCTGCCCATTCCCTTCCGGGCCGTTGCCACGGACCTCGAGACCGGCGAGCAGGTGGTCATTGGCGACGGCAATCTGTCCGAGGCCATCCGTGCCAGCATGAGTATTCCCGGAGTCTACGCCCCGGCACAGCGAAACGGCAGGTTGCTGGTTGACGGGGGCGTTGCCAATAACCTGCCGGTCAGTGTGGCCCGTGAGCTGGGTGCAGACGTGATCATCGCCGTCGATATCACTGACAGCCTGATGGAGACCGAGCAGCTGCGGGAGGCGTTCTCGGTGGTGGGCCAACTGACCACCATCATGACCCGCCGAAACACCGAACAGCAGTTGGCATTGCTCTCAGAACGGGACGTGCTGATCCGCCCGGATCTGGAGGGGTATACTTCCGCCGATTTCTACGATGCACCGATCCTGTTCGAGCTGGGCGCCTCCGCAGCGCGCGAGCACGGCGTCGAGCTGCGTCCGCTGGCGGTATCCAGGTCGCGCTGGCAAGCCTGGCGTGCAGCCATTCGAGGCGCCGACCCGGTGGCCGAACCCATCGCGCGTATCGATATAGAGGGCAGTAGCCGCCTGGCCCGGGATTTCCTGCGTGAACGCATTCGCCAGAAGACCGGAGAGCCGCTGGACCGTTCCCAGCTGGAGGCCGACCTGAAGCGAATCTACGGGCTGGGCTACTACGAGATCGTGTCCTACTCC
The nucleotide sequence above comes from Marinobacter gudaonensis. Encoded proteins:
- a CDS encoding patatin-like phospholipase family protein, with protein sequence MAHVGVLRVLEEMRIPVDLIVGTSAGSAVGALYASGMPISDIENRLIELDWLSSFRDDPGRVYKPVRRKQDDWRFPVVPGIGVRADGLHVGGGLIAGQNLGFILNELTRSAALVEDFDRLPIPFRAVATDLETGEQVVIGDGNLSEAIRASMSIPGVYAPAQRNGRLLVDGGVANNLPVSVARELGADVIIAVDITDSLMETEQLREAFSVVGQLTTIMTRRNTEQQLALLSERDVLIRPDLEGYTSADFYDAPILFELGASAAREHGVELRPLAVSRSRWQAWRAAIRGADPVAEPIARIDIEGSSRLARDFLRERIRQKTGEPLDRSQLEADLKRIYGLGYYEIVSYSVACSTASEGAVLVIRVQEKSWGPNYLSFGLNYEDNFDGETRFNIASALRMTELNRLGGEWQTGVQLGTDPWVRSQWYQPLDYGYERFMVVGGTYSRDTFSQFDAAGVRVAEVDVTFRQADLALGMELGGNAEVRLSYARGYATVDEQIGQAVAPEGAIHQGGVSLQLVHDSLDDTFYPRAGAFAGIRGHLEREGLGSEREFDSLTSLLLGTHSWRGLTLTGLAYGRAITRGTPGIENAVRLGGFRRLSAYAPGEITGDHALMAAVYASQSFGGPLVPWFVGVGLEAGNAWPSLGDASWDSSVKSTSVYTGVDTFLGPVQLAAAYNNKDNWTAYLNIGFSFTQLFY
- a CDS encoding DUF2789 domain-containing protein, with amino-acid sequence MDTSKHNLSTLFEQLGLASDAKSIETFVARHSPLPPDIALQDAPFWSEAQSHFLEEGLEDDSDWAEVIDELDALMRH
- a CDS encoding ATP-binding protein; protein product: MKVTLTVLLCCLLVLFQAPLRAEPPQLSPAPVLGKEELVWLAGQEQFRVGIRGDQVPLVFDTGSGVLAGTYIDYLARLSEKLGVAIEPVLLGQDAGPVPTEPATDAVLTTRMPGMPVVPGKRFTDPLMSLTYGLFVSSGDAAIRSIADLEGARIAVNTGDPNQYPLLDPVEEFTPVPVAGVSEAVGRVLSGKADAFLAPVPVVSDYLQSAMVNGIGLAVLLDTRPVDVVLQVDTDNERLYQVLNKAVAAISHSEHRVIRQSWLQSDQPVVQRNGVELSASDIDWLERHPNLKVAFRSDWPPFEFAQDNRPTGLVPDLIGRLESQLNVSFTRTLAGGRMAVEEQLRSGEVDILPGLSRTPRTEGEFLFTRAYLTVPIALAIRDDGRFIGDLRELRSERVGVVNRQAAHDYLLINHPNLDLYPVKTVEDGLLALSNGDLDVMVTHIPAVSYTVARLGLSNLRITSITPYQYDLRLAVRKDDVELHRILNKALGSLEASETEAIYNRWIHLDIEQEADYTVVRRVVMIAILVVLIFLYWNRKLSREVDERIRSENALRRSEDELRAAKLEAERLAREAEAASLAKSEFLANMSHEIRTPMNAVIGYSDLLSNSVTDPQQRNYLDSIRAGSRSLLMLINDILDLSRIEAGKMRLDYSAVSVRRLLDDVRHIFDLRAREQGITLEVSVDSGMPAAMMLDETRLRQVLFNLVGNAIKFTHDGGVTVRATARPLKPRKTEADPEPVERQYYKLVVTVSDTGIGIPRDQVERIFDAFEQQEGQNTRRYGGTGLGLAISRKLARMMGGELDVESEPGAGSVFTVTLPRVEATVQQVEDEGAPKESDRLLAQTLSMQERGWLREQLAADFGDEWQTVRESGDPEQMKDFARRLLAWGHRFRSRSVTRYGEKLLADVEAFNLDAVNAALEAFPKLLGREE